AGAGAATGGTTTCGCGCCCGAGATGCTCGACCAGTCGGACCGCACCGTTGATCGCCCCGCCTTGGGCAGCGTCGGCGACCACCGATATGTTTTCCGGCCTTACACCGAGTGTCAGGATGGCGCCTTTCGGCAGCATTGCGGCCTCCGCCAGTTCGACAGTCACCGGCACGAGGCCCGGCGCCGAAACCGTGATATTGCGGCCCGACACCTCATCGACGGTAACGCCGAGGAAGTTCATCCGGGGAGCACCGAGAAAGCCAGCGACGAAGAGGTTATCAGGGTTGCGGTAGAGTTCGAGCGGTGAGCCGACCTGCTCGATTATCCCCTGGTTCAAGACGACGATCCGGCTCGCCATGGTCATCGCTTCCACCTGGTCGTGGGTGACATAGACCATGGTGGCGCCGAGTTCGGCGTGCAGGCTGCTGAGCTCGACGCGCATCTGGGTTCGAAGTGCTGCGTCGAGGTTCGACAGCGGCTCGTCGAAGAGGAACACGTCGGGCGAACGGGTGATCGCCCGGCCAATCGCCACACGCTGCCGCTGCCCGCCGGAGAGCTGCTTCGGCCGCTTTTCCAGCTGGTCGGTGATCCTCAGGATCTTGGCTGCGCGCGCCACGGCCGCCTCGATCTCGGCCTTCGGGCGCTTGGCCATGCGCAAACCGAAGCCCATGTTCTCCGCCACCGTCATATGCGGATAGAGCGCGTAGGACTGGAAGACCATGGCGATGCCGCGGTCCCCAGGCTCCTGTTTGCTGACGTCGCGGCCGTTGATCAGGATCTGGCCGGAGGAGATCTCCTCCAGGCCGGCGATCGACTTCAGCAGCGTGGACTTGCCGCAGCCGGAAGGGCCGACCATGACGATGAACTCACCCTGCGCCACGGAAAGATCGATGCCGCGCAGCGCATGATAAGCGCCGTAGTTCTTGTTGATCTGTCGGAGTTCGAGACTGGTCATGCGTCCTGGCTCTCTGCTGTTGAAACTTGGAACTTGAGGAGATCGCTCATCCCTTCACCGCTCCCATCGTCAGGCCGGCGATGAAGTGGCGCTGCATCAGGAAGAACATGACGACGGGCGGCACGGCGACGACGATGGTGCCGGCGGAAATCAGGTTCCAGGCCGAGACCCACTCGCCGCGAAGATTGGCAAGGCCGGCAGTCACAGGTTTGACGGAGTCGCTGACAGTCAGCACCACGGCCCAGAAGTAATCGTTCCAGATGAAGGTGAAGATCAGGATGGCGAGTGCGGCAAGCGCCGGCCGCACCAGCGGGATCGCCACATGCCATAGCGTCTGGAAGGGAGAGGCCCCCTCAGCGCGCGCCGCCTGGAACAGTTCATCAGGCAATGCCGCGATGAAATTGCGCATGAACAGCGTTGCAAAGCCGGTCTGGAAGGCAACGTGGAAGATGATCAGCGCCGCCGTCGTATCGATCAGGTCGAGCCGGACCATCAGGTCGCGCACCGGGATCATCATGATCTGGTGCGGCAGAAAATTGCCGCCGACAAACAGCGCGAAGATCAGCATGTTGCCGGGGAATCGGTAGCGCGACAGCACATAGCCGGCGAGCGTGGAGAGCACCAGTACACCGATCACCGAGGGAATGGTGATCGTCAGGCTGTTGAGGAAGTAGCGAGCCATCGGTGTCTGCGTGAAGACATCAGTATAATTGTCGATGACGCCGATGCCGGTCGGCCATCCCCACAGATTGCCGCCCATAACATCCTCGGTCGAGCGGAACGAGGTGAGGATGATCGCAAACAGCGGGCAGAGCCAGAGGAGAAGGACGATGACAACGGCGAGCACATAAAGGCGGCGCTGCCAGATGGCGGCATCGGGAATGGGACGAGGATACATCAACCTCCCCTTTCTTCGGTATGGATGATGCGGCTGAGATACCAGACGATGAAGACGGCCATGATCACGAACAGCACGGAGGCAATCGCCGCGCCGTAACCGAAGCGGTAGGAGAAGATCGACTGTTCGAACATCTGGTAGGCGAGAACCGAGGACGAACCGAAAGGGCCGCCGTTCGTCATCACCGACACCATGTCGAACGAACGCAGGGCGCCGACGACAGTTACGGCAATGGCGATGAAAGTGACCTGGGTCAGCTGCGGCAGCACGATATGCCACAACATGTTCCAGCCTCTCGCCCCGTCGACGCGCCCGGCACCGATCAGCTCTTCGCTGAGATTGTTGAGACCGGCGAGATAAAGCACCATGCAGAAGGTGATCTGCGGCCAGAGTGCTGCAATCACGATGGCGAAGGTGACGAAATGCTCGTCGGAGAGAACTGCTGGCGCCGTCGCTCCGAAGGCATTGAAGATCAGCGCAAGCAACCCGAATTCCGGCGTATAGACCC
This Rhizobium brockwellii DNA region includes the following protein-coding sequences:
- a CDS encoding ABC transporter ATP-binding protein → MTSLELRQINKNYGAYHALRGIDLSVAQGEFIVMVGPSGCGKSTLLKSIAGLEEISSGQILINGRDVSKQEPGDRGIAMVFQSYALYPHMTVAENMGFGLRMAKRPKAEIEAAVARAAKILRITDQLEKRPKQLSGGQRQRVAIGRAITRSPDVFLFDEPLSNLDAALRTQMRVELSSLHAELGATMVYVTHDQVEAMTMASRIVVLNQGIIEQVGSPLELYRNPDNLFVAGFLGAPRMNFLGVTVDEVSGRNITVSAPGLVPVTVELAEAAMLPKGAILTLGVRPENISVVADAAQGGAINGAVRLVEHLGRETILYIDAGNLRTIASESGTGNITVQLSYVAPFATDQNVALKLDASELYLFSPDGGRTISTRKTILDR
- a CDS encoding carbohydrate ABC transporter permease, with translation MYPRPIPDAAIWQRRLYVLAVVIVLLLWLCPLFAIILTSFRSTEDVMGGNLWGWPTGIGVIDNYTDVFTQTPMARYFLNSLTITIPSVIGVLVLSTLAGYVLSRYRFPGNMLIFALFVGGNFLPHQIMMIPVRDLMVRLDLIDTTAALIIFHVAFQTGFATLFMRNFIAALPDELFQAARAEGASPFQTLWHVAIPLVRPALAALAILIFTFIWNDYFWAVVLTVSDSVKPVTAGLANLRGEWVSAWNLISAGTIVVAVPPVVMFFLMQRHFIAGLTMGAVKG
- a CDS encoding carbohydrate ABC transporter permease is translated as MLMLWRRQRWWLTPTLLIAPAILLFFTVILLSAVRSLWISLHDWDGFGPMVWIGFGNYVELYDDPQFYVSLKNNLIWLVMFMAAPPIGLAIALLVNQKIRGMRFLKSLFFIPLVLASVTVGVVFTWVYTPEFGLLALIFNAFGATAPAVLSDEHFVTFAIVIAALWPQITFCMVLYLAGLNNLSEELIGAGRVDGARGWNMLWHIVLPQLTQVTFIAIAVTVVGALRSFDMVSVMTNGGPFGSSSVLAYQMFEQSIFSYRFGYGAAIASVLFVIMAVFIVWYLSRIIHTEERGG